A single Candidatus Poribacteria bacterium DNA region contains:
- a CDS encoding phytanoyl-CoA dioxygenase family protein, whose protein sequence is METTNSEKFTEQGYLVVKSALSEVDLVPLIAVISEAVDKRATELYNEGAISDTYKEMSFERRWYAILKACGRENEVFGWHTLVFSEALFDLITHPKVLDVLETLIGSDIQFNGDFWVRPKLPNEKLTTLPWHQDSAYMPHTENDTHLTVWLPLVNVKVANGPLQFLPGSHKSGLQTYHRVPGEAFAVPVLPPTASDSEIATLEMQKGDLLVFNNLVFHRSLVNQSNTIRWSTDFRFSRTGTSLNELWHAAIACPARARESRQCPTLWQTWRAQWEASPHKDRFV, encoded by the coding sequence ATGGAAACAACAAATTCTGAAAAATTTACGGAACAGGGTTACCTTGTTGTGAAATCAGCACTCTCCGAGGTAGATCTTGTCCCGCTGATTGCTGTCATTTCTGAAGCCGTTGATAAGCGCGCCACTGAACTCTACAACGAAGGAGCAATCTCTGACACTTACAAAGAGATGTCTTTTGAACGCCGTTGGTACGCTATTTTAAAGGCATGCGGCAGAGAAAATGAGGTTTTTGGTTGGCACACGCTCGTCTTTAGTGAGGCACTCTTTGACTTGATAACCCATCCGAAGGTGCTGGATGTATTAGAAACGCTTATCGGAAGCGATATTCAATTCAACGGCGACTTTTGGGTGCGTCCGAAACTCCCAAACGAGAAACTCACAACACTCCCGTGGCACCAAGACAGCGCGTACATGCCCCATACCGAAAACGATACGCACCTCACTGTATGGCTACCGTTAGTGAACGTCAAAGTAGCGAACGGTCCGTTGCAATTCCTACCGGGAAGCCACAAGTCAGGTTTGCAAACCTATCACCGCGTGCCCGGCGAGGCGTTTGCCGTTCCTGTTCTCCCTCCGACTGCATCCGATTCGGAGATCGCTACCTTAGAGATGCAGAAAGGGGATCTCCTCGTCTTCAACAATCTCGTCTTCCATCGGTCGTTGGTAAATCAAAGCAATACCATTCGCTGGTCTACAGATTTTCGATTCAGCCGGACTGGCACCTCACTCAACGAACTCTGGCACGCAGCGATTGCGTGTCCTGCCCGTGCGCGTGAAAGTAGGCAATGCCCAACGTTGTGGCAAACATGGCGTGCACAATGGGAAGCCAGTCCCCACAAAGACAGATTCGTTTAA
- a CDS encoding LamG domain-containing protein encodes MSNARIITVTLSVLLMLGMSLTSSAEITEDMVAAAWLFDGNAEDFSGNGFDGEVKGGTFVAGKIGEAIELNGKNEWVAIPKRIGEFEEITFTHWVKSTGREAQWRVFFNVNGWKVGDIHYQMHPNNKVEFSIHSNPGGNDTFANYMLAGDQMDKWVHIATAYSAPEKKIRFYINGELDIENDWGGNPGILDPAQIGDWGQSRQWEGLLDEFIIFNTVLSEDDIQAVMEEGLEPTLAVDPKRKLAATWGSLKK; translated from the coding sequence TTGTCAAACGCAAGAATTATCACAGTTACCCTCAGCGTCCTGCTCATGTTGGGCATGAGTCTAACGAGTTCAGCTGAGATCACCGAAGACATGGTTGCCGCAGCATGGCTGTTCGATGGCAATGCCGAAGACTTCTCAGGAAACGGATTTGATGGAGAAGTAAAAGGTGGCACATTCGTTGCTGGCAAAATCGGTGAAGCGATTGAATTGAACGGCAAAAACGAGTGGGTCGCGATTCCGAAACGGATTGGCGAATTTGAGGAAATCACCTTCACACATTGGGTCAAATCCACGGGACGCGAAGCACAGTGGCGTGTCTTTTTCAACGTCAACGGTTGGAAAGTTGGGGACATCCACTACCAGATGCACCCGAATAACAAAGTAGAGTTCTCTATTCACAGCAATCCGGGTGGAAACGATACCTTCGCGAACTACATGTTGGCAGGCGATCAGATGGATAAGTGGGTCCACATCGCAACCGCCTACAGTGCGCCGGAAAAGAAGATCCGTTTCTACATTAATGGTGAGCTCGATATTGAAAACGATTGGGGTGGAAATCCCGGTATTCTCGATCCCGCCCAGATCGGGGACTGGGGTCAGAGCAGGCAGTGGGAAGGATTGTTAGACGAGTTTATTATCTTCAACACTGTTCTCAGTGAAGATGACATTCAAGCCGTTATGGAAGAAGGTTTGGAGCCAACCCTCGCTGTGGATCCGAAACGGAAACTGGCTGCCACATGGGGTAGTCTGAAAAAATAA
- a CDS encoding LamG domain-containing protein, translating into MSLLRITCLTLCLFGIVHATVNAELVGYWSFNEADGVDDLTGNGHDGIIQGNPKVIAGKFGEALEFNGSTDYVEIPDAPAISELEALSLSAWIQPLKLGPWVAVAEKGIHLNWSYGFFIEPDGTLSFEVSTGPGNNLVCCVGNVKMEIGQWYHIFGSYDGKSVKAYVDGKLEGEMPGADAVHITEGLPFTIGSRNGQNHFGGAVDEVAFWSEAIPVEASMDPLPVKPGRKLTTAWGAIKARR; encoded by the coding sequence ATGTCTCTTTTAAGAATTACGTGTCTGACACTCTGTTTGTTTGGTATTGTTCACGCCACAGTAAATGCGGAATTGGTCGGCTATTGGTCATTCAACGAGGCAGATGGTGTGGATGACCTGACTGGCAACGGTCACGACGGGATCATCCAAGGGAATCCAAAGGTAATAGCCGGAAAATTCGGTGAAGCGTTGGAGTTCAACGGTAGCACTGATTACGTCGAGATTCCGGATGCACCAGCAATTTCTGAACTTGAAGCGTTGTCTCTGTCGGCGTGGATTCAACCGTTGAAACTGGGACCGTGGGTAGCGGTTGCTGAAAAAGGCATCCACCTCAACTGGAGCTACGGATTTTTCATTGAACCCGATGGCACGCTCTCCTTTGAGGTCTCCACCGGTCCGGGAAACAATCTCGTCTGTTGTGTCGGCAACGTTAAAATGGAAATTGGACAGTGGTACCACATCTTCGGCTCTTATGACGGTAAATCTGTCAAGGCGTACGTTGACGGAAAACTGGAGGGAGAGATGCCGGGTGCGGATGCTGTCCACATCACCGAAGGATTGCCGTTCACTATCGGCAGCCGTAACGGTCAGAACCATTTTGGTGGTGCTGTTGACGAGGTAGCATTCTGGAGCGAAGCAATTCCGGTCGAGGCATCTATGGATCCGCTTCCCGTAAAACCCGGACGAAAACTAACCACTGCCTGGGGAGCAATCAAAGCACGTCGCTAA